A single region of the Triticum dicoccoides isolate Atlit2015 ecotype Zavitan chromosome 2B, WEW_v2.0, whole genome shotgun sequence genome encodes:
- the LOC119362927 gene encoding copper-transporting ATPase PAA1, chloroplastic-like, translating to MESTLITRLSPLLPSPSKPRPLSSSPLAGARRIASISFSSGSVCGVLRPRGGVTSSVTAAAAALGEAAEAGSEAILLNVQGMMCDGCAASVKRILESQPEVTSATVDYKEARAVVWTTPEVKVAEDWQKQCGEKLASHLGTCGFESHPQG from the exons ATGGAGTCTACGCTAATCACGAGATTATcccccctcctcccctctccctccaagCCCAGGCCCCTCTCCTCATCCcccctcgccggagctcgccgcatcgCCTCCATTTCCTTCTCATCCGGCAGCGTATGTGGCGTCTTGCGTCCCCGCGGCGGCGTTACCTCGTCGGTcaccgcagcggcggcggcgctcggcgagGCGGCAGAGGCCGGGTCTGAGGCCATCTTGCTCAATGTTCAG GGCATGATGTGCGACGGGTGCGCTGCCAGTGTGAAGCGGATTCTCGAGAGTCAG CCTGAGGTTACTTCTGCTACAGTTGATTATAAGGAAGCAAGGGCTGTCGTGTGGACAACTCCTGAGGTCAAGGTGGCAGAAGATTGGCAGAAACAATGTGGAGAGAAACTTGCAAGTCATCTTGGTACTTGTGGATTTGAGTCTCACCCACAAG GGTAA